A stretch of the Lolium perenne isolate Kyuss_39 chromosome 3, Kyuss_2.0, whole genome shotgun sequence genome encodes the following:
- the LOC127325824 gene encoding uncharacterized protein isoform X1, translated as MRTEVIREDTIDGAVERILDELKNTSSRENAIYFDGWDGLGTSAVLRAVAQRLASKEPARPPGLDFEEVIHIDYSKWKSRRALQREITEQLELPSWVMKEFDKQDEDDDFNGIIDQGTRIEIQEVTSKIHRTMESRRFLLILHNGHNEEIDIFNLGLNLSLSRYGYLGNKMLWTFQGRFRLDPRLRDMVVKNNMADVLISASPFERDPQDLWSYLLREEAEQVSCKHGIDPAMVVECFSYILERSYMGQNIIDYDWAFHASNFWICDGIIQQEQWRLGNALHEDLELCIDKLSRQEAKEEGLHKSHMKKYANLRPYWISTASCGFVLNPVGIIPNNMFQNSDKLSVIKLSQCAFSFLLPPFLYCHSLRFLCLDRCKNLQRNICAEEGNDSTRVWACFQSLWILDLRYMDMDWILSAQMMDLMTQLIELNIMGAENWDMSHLRGRLRNICKLRVTKSTCCNYESSLFSEMEQMEILEFSGNKTKRRGMSLLSLCSRLKSVVVDGSDGLEKISLQGFSQLKNVLLRGLLKGLEELDLSGTTLKTIDLGATCCLNLKRFLLLGCEELRAVLWPPKGSRQVLDVLRIGTTSRSESDNAVERNLPDSASTRSSSVVHKGKALHPHPYRHKSLKEQKEKYFNRWRISLTDARLLRSLLPVIEDLREKFETVYSQLRRRGSLHVDICAAAVLGGRNVQGAMSSRTNHISTLVDSKYRDVFTEAGLANKYDDWDDGPTPSAVTLMWDCPKIDLGDDYQTCIIEMIVNEQHREPLGDAYFAGKPLQDTASIELLADAFWAAQYESGGSVGSSFPVFPDFPDLIYPLVTSLHVYNSSSVTSIDAPSEDSWSDLRWCRVERCPKIHTVFRTPKGSKNVHGCQFPNLRTFWASQLLTACYVWSWSTATTHPDAYYSFHDLGFLHLDYCPRLVHVLPVQVHMSYSLRTIEIVYCGDLTEIFPLYMHNETQGQSLEMFWLERIHLCELPKLQHICGLKLTAPMLKTVKIRGCWSLKRLPAVSYYTEPPKVDCEKEWWDSLDWDGLEANHHPSLYKPTHSAYHKKRLARGSLLR; from the exons ATGCGCACTGAG GTTATCAGGGAAGACACCATTGATGGCGCCGTTGAACGAATACTTGATGAACTCAAGAACACTAGCAGCAGAGAGAATGCTATCTACTTTGATGGCTGGGACGGGCTAGGGACGTCTGCTGTCCTGAGAGCCGTAGCCCAACGGCTGGCATCAAAGGAACCAGCGAGGCCCCcagggctggattttgaggaagtcATCCACATTGACTACTCAAAGTGGAAGAGCAGAAGAGCATTGCAGAGGGAAATCACAGAGCAGTTGGAGCTTCCGAGTTGGGTGATGAAGGAGTTTGACAAGCAAGACGAGGATGATGATTTCAATGGTATTATTGATCAAGGTACTCGAATTGAGATACAAGAGGTCACATCAAAGATCCATAGGACCATGGAAAGCCGCAGGTTTCTTCTGATTCTTCACAATGGACACAACGAGGAAATTGATATATTTAACCTAGGTCTTAACCTCAGTCTTTCCCGTTATGGGTATCTGGGCAACAAGATGCTATGGACCTTCCAGGGCAGGTTTAGGCTCGACCCCAGGCTGCGAGACATGGTTGTGAAGAACAACATGGCAGATGTTCTTATCTCAGCTTCTCCCTTCGAGAGAGATCCACAAGATCTCTGGTCCTATCTATTGCGTGAAGAGGCTGAACAAGTTTCCTGCAAGCATGGCATTGATCCTGCAATGGTTGTTGAGTGCTTCTCTTATATTTTGGAACGGAGTTACATGGGCCAAAACATCATTGACTATGATTGGGCTTTTCATGCTTCCAACTTTTGGATATGTGATGGGATCATACAGCAGGAACAGTGGCGGTTGGGAAATGCTCTTCACGAAGACTTGGAATTGTGTATAGACAAGTTGTCCCGACAAGAAGCCAAAGAAGAGGGCCTTCATAAGTCTCACATGAAAAAGTATGCCAACCTCAGACCATACTGGATTTCAACAGCCAGTTGTGGATTTGTACTAAACCCAGTTGGGATTATTCCTAACAACATGTTTCAGAATTCAGACAAGCTTAGTGTGATAAAACTGTCGCAGTGTGCCTTCAGTTTCTTATTACCTCCATTTCTGTACTGCCACAGCCTTAGATTTCTATGTCTAGACCGTTGCAAGAACTTGCAACGAAACATATGTGCAGAAGAAGGGAATGATTCCACCAGGGTGTGGGCGTGCTTCCAAAGCCTGTGGATACTTGACTTGCGCTACATGGACATGGATTGGATCTTGTCTGCACAGATGATGGACCTCATGACTCAGCTCATTGAGCTAAACATAATGGGAGCTGAGAACTGGGACATGAGCCATTTACGTGGACGTCTGCGTAACATCTGCAAGCTCCGGGTAACAAAGTCTACCTGCTGCAATTATGAGAGCAGCTTGTTCtcggagatggagcagatggagATTCTTGAATTTTCAGGAAATAAAACCAAACGACGAGGAATGAGCTTATTATCTCTTTGCAGTCGACTCAAGAGCGTCGTTGTTGATGGGTCGGATGGGCTAGAAAAGATCTCTTTGCAGGGCTTTTCCCAACTGAAGAATGTCTTGTTGAGAGGATTGTTGAAGGGCCTCGAGGAGCTGGACCTCTCGGGTACAACGTTGAAGACAATTGACCTTGGCGCAACGTGCTGCCTGAATCTGAAGAGGTTCCTTCTGTTAGGCTGCGAGGAGCTCCGTGCTGTACTGTGGCCACCAAAAGGCAGTAGACAAGTTTTAGATGTGCTGCGTATTGGCACCACCTCCCGATCAGAATCAGATAATGCAGTGGAAAGAAACTTACCTGACTCTGCTTCCACAAGATCATCATCAGTAGTTCACAAAGGAAAAGCACTACATCCTCATCCATATCGCCACAAATCCCTCAAGGAGCAGAAAGAGAAATACTTCAATAGATGGCGGATTTCTCTGACAGATGCAAGGCTCCTTAGGTCGCTTTTGCCCGTCATAGAGGATTTAAGAGAGAAATTTGAAACAGTTTACAGCCAGTTAAGAAGGAGAGGATCCTTGCATGTTGATATCTGTGCTGCAGCTGTTCTTGGTGGTAGGAACGTACAAGGAGCAATGAGCAGCCGTACCAACCATATTAGTACTTTGGTGGACTCGAAGTACAGAGATGTCTTTACGGAGGCTGGTCTGGCTAATAAATAtgatgattgggatgatggcccaACCCCATCTGCAGTGACATTGATGTGGGACTGCCCCAAGATAGATTTAGGTGATGACTACCAGACCTGTATCATAGAGATGATCGTTAACGAACAGCACAGGGAACCCTTAGGGGATGCCTATTTTGCAGGGAAACCCTTGCAGGATACTGCAAGTATTGAACTCCTGGCGGATGCTTTCTGGGCGGCGCAATATGAAAGTGGTGGTAGTGTCGGCTCATCATTTCCTGTGTTTCCTGATTTTCCTGACCTCATATATCCTCTTGTCACATCATTACACGTTTACAATAGCTCCTCGGTCACCAGTATTGATGCACCTTCAGAAGACTCATGGTCTGATCTAAGATGGTGCCGAGTCGAGAGGTGCCCCAAGATACACACAGTCTTCAGAACTCCCAAGGGCAGCAAGAATGTGCACGGGTGCCAATTCCCCAACCTGAGAACATTCTGGGCTTCCCAACTCCTGACGGCATGCTACGTCTGGAGCTGGTCTACCGCAACAACTCACCCTGATGCATATTACTCTTTCCATGACCTGGGATTCTTGCATCTGGACTACTGCCCCAGGCTCGTACATGTACTCCCTGTACAGGTACATATGAGCTACAGCTTGCGGACCATAGAGATCGTGTACTGTGGTGATCTCACTGAGATATTCCCATTGTATATGCACAATGAGACCCAAGGGCAGTCACTGGAAATGTTCTGGCTGGAGCGCATCCACCTGTGCGAACTCCCCAAGCTGCAGCACATCTGCGGGCTCAAGCTGACTGCTCCCATGCTCAAAACTGTCAAGATCAGAGGCTGCTGGAGCCTCAAGCGCCTGCCGGCTGTCAGCTACTACACCGAGCCCCCAAAGGTGGACTGCGAGAAGGAATGGTGGGACAGCCTAGACTGGGATGGGCTGGAGGCCAATCACCACCCTTCCCTGTACAAGCCGACCCATTCGGCTTACCACAAGAAGCGGCTGGCCAGAGGCTCCCTGCTCAG GTAG
- the LOC127325824 gene encoding uncharacterized protein isoform X2, translating into MRTEVIREDTIDGAVERILDELKNTSSRENAIYFDGWDGLGTSAVLRAVAQRLASKEPARPPGLDFEEVIHIDYSKWKSRRALQREITEQLELPSWVMKEFDKQDEDDDFNGIIDQGTRIEIQEVTSKIHRTMESRRFLLILHNGHNEEIDIFNLGLNLSLSRYGYLGNKMLWTFQGRFRLDPRLRDMVVKNNMADVLISASPFERDPQDLWSYLLREEAEQVSCKHGIDPAMVVECFSYILERSYMGQNIIDYDWAFHASNFWICDGIIQQEQWRLGNALHEDLELCIDKLSRQEAKEEGLHKSHMKKYANLRPYWISTASCGFVLNPVGIIPNNMFQNSDKLSVIKLSQCAFSFLLPPFLYCHSLRFLCLDRCKNLQRNICAEEGNDSTRVWACFQSLWILDLRYMDMDWILSAQMMDLMTQLIELNIMGAENWDMSHLRGRLRNICKLRVTKSTCCNYESSLFSEMEQMEILEFSGNKTKRRGMSLLSLCSRLKSVVVDGSDGLEKISLQGFSQLKNVLLRGLLKGLEELDLSGTTLKTIDLGATCCLNLKRFLLLGCEELRAVLWPPKGSRQVLDVLRIGTTSRSESDNAVERNLPDSASTRSSSVVHKGKALHPHPYRHKSLKEQKEKYFNRWRISLTDARLLRSLLPVIEDLREKFETVYSQLRRRGSLHVDICAAAVLGGRNVQGAMSSRTNHISTLVDSKYRDVFTEAGLANKYDDWDDGPTPSAVTLMWDCPKIDLGDDYQTCIIEMIVNEQHREPLGDAYFAGKPLQDTASIELLADAFWAAQYESGGSVGSSFPVFPDFPDLIYPLVTSLHVYNSSSVTSIDAPSEDSWSDLRWCRVERCPKIHTVFRTPKGSKNVHGCQFPNLRTFWASQLLTACYVWSWSTATTHPDAYYSFHDLGFLHLDYCPRLVHVLPVQVHMSYSLRTIEIVYCGDLTEIFPLYMHNETQGQSLEMFWLERIHLCELPKLQHICGLKLTAPMLKTVKIRGCWSLKRLPAVSYYTEPPKVDCEKEWWDSLDWDGLEANHHPSLYKPTHSAYHKKRLARGSLLR; encoded by the exons ATGCGCACTGAG GTTATCAGGGAAGACACCATTGATGGCGCCGTTGAACGAATACTTGATGAACTCAAGAACACTAGCAGCAGAGAGAATGCTATCTACTTTGATGGCTGGGACGGGCTAGGGACGTCTGCTGTCCTGAGAGCCGTAGCCCAACGGCTGGCATCAAAGGAACCAGCGAGGCCCCcagggctggattttgaggaagtcATCCACATTGACTACTCAAAGTGGAAGAGCAGAAGAGCATTGCAGAGGGAAATCACAGAGCAGTTGGAGCTTCCGAGTTGGGTGATGAAGGAGTTTGACAAGCAAGACGAGGATGATGATTTCAATGGTATTATTGATCAAGGTACTCGAATTGAGATACAAGAGGTCACATCAAAGATCCATAGGACCATGGAAAGCCGCAGGTTTCTTCTGATTCTTCACAATGGACACAACGAGGAAATTGATATATTTAACCTAGGTCTTAACCTCAGTCTTTCCCGTTATGGGTATCTGGGCAACAAGATGCTATGGACCTTCCAGGGCAGGTTTAGGCTCGACCCCAGGCTGCGAGACATGGTTGTGAAGAACAACATGGCAGATGTTCTTATCTCAGCTTCTCCCTTCGAGAGAGATCCACAAGATCTCTGGTCCTATCTATTGCGTGAAGAGGCTGAACAAGTTTCCTGCAAGCATGGCATTGATCCTGCAATGGTTGTTGAGTGCTTCTCTTATATTTTGGAACGGAGTTACATGGGCCAAAACATCATTGACTATGATTGGGCTTTTCATGCTTCCAACTTTTGGATATGTGATGGGATCATACAGCAGGAACAGTGGCGGTTGGGAAATGCTCTTCACGAAGACTTGGAATTGTGTATAGACAAGTTGTCCCGACAAGAAGCCAAAGAAGAGGGCCTTCATAAGTCTCACATGAAAAAGTATGCCAACCTCAGACCATACTGGATTTCAACAGCCAGTTGTGGATTTGTACTAAACCCAGTTGGGATTATTCCTAACAACATGTTTCAGAATTCAGACAAGCTTAGTGTGATAAAACTGTCGCAGTGTGCCTTCAGTTTCTTATTACCTCCATTTCTGTACTGCCACAGCCTTAGATTTCTATGTCTAGACCGTTGCAAGAACTTGCAACGAAACATATGTGCAGAAGAAGGGAATGATTCCACCAGGGTGTGGGCGTGCTTCCAAAGCCTGTGGATACTTGACTTGCGCTACATGGACATGGATTGGATCTTGTCTGCACAGATGATGGACCTCATGACTCAGCTCATTGAGCTAAACATAATGGGAGCTGAGAACTGGGACATGAGCCATTTACGTGGACGTCTGCGTAACATCTGCAAGCTCCGGGTAACAAAGTCTACCTGCTGCAATTATGAGAGCAGCTTGTTCtcggagatggagcagatggagATTCTTGAATTTTCAGGAAATAAAACCAAACGACGAGGAATGAGCTTATTATCTCTTTGCAGTCGACTCAAGAGCGTCGTTGTTGATGGGTCGGATGGGCTAGAAAAGATCTCTTTGCAGGGCTTTTCCCAACTGAAGAATGTCTTGTTGAGAGGATTGTTGAAGGGCCTCGAGGAGCTGGACCTCTCGGGTACAACGTTGAAGACAATTGACCTTGGCGCAACGTGCTGCCTGAATCTGAAGAGGTTCCTTCTGTTAGGCTGCGAGGAGCTCCGTGCTGTACTGTGGCCACCAAAAGGCAGTAGACAAGTTTTAGATGTGCTGCGTATTGGCACCACCTCCCGATCAGAATCAGATAATGCAGTGGAAAGAAACTTACCTGACTCTGCTTCCACAAGATCATCATCAGTAGTTCACAAAGGAAAAGCACTACATCCTCATCCATATCGCCACAAATCCCTCAAGGAGCAGAAAGAGAAATACTTCAATAGATGGCGGATTTCTCTGACAGATGCAAGGCTCCTTAGGTCGCTTTTGCCCGTCATAGAGGATTTAAGAGAGAAATTTGAAACAGTTTACAGCCAGTTAAGAAGGAGAGGATCCTTGCATGTTGATATCTGTGCTGCAGCTGTTCTTGGTGGTAGGAACGTACAAGGAGCAATGAGCAGCCGTACCAACCATATTAGTACTTTGGTGGACTCGAAGTACAGAGATGTCTTTACGGAGGCTGGTCTGGCTAATAAATAtgatgattgggatgatggcccaACCCCATCTGCAGTGACATTGATGTGGGACTGCCCCAAGATAGATTTAGGTGATGACTACCAGACCTGTATCATAGAGATGATCGTTAACGAACAGCACAGGGAACCCTTAGGGGATGCCTATTTTGCAGGGAAACCCTTGCAGGATACTGCAAGTATTGAACTCCTGGCGGATGCTTTCTGGGCGGCGCAATATGAAAGTGGTGGTAGTGTCGGCTCATCATTTCCTGTGTTTCCTGATTTTCCTGACCTCATATATCCTCTTGTCACATCATTACACGTTTACAATAGCTCCTCGGTCACCAGTATTGATGCACCTTCAGAAGACTCATGGTCTGATCTAAGATGGTGCCGAGTCGAGAGGTGCCCCAAGATACACACAGTCTTCAGAACTCCCAAGGGCAGCAAGAATGTGCACGGGTGCCAATTCCCCAACCTGAGAACATTCTGGGCTTCCCAACTCCTGACGGCATGCTACGTCTGGAGCTGGTCTACCGCAACAACTCACCCTGATGCATATTACTCTTTCCATGACCTGGGATTCTTGCATCTGGACTACTGCCCCAGGCTCGTACATGTACTCCCTGTACAGGTACATATGAGCTACAGCTTGCGGACCATAGAGATCGTGTACTGTGGTGATCTCACTGAGATATTCCCATTGTATATGCACAATGAGACCCAAGGGCAGTCACTGGAAATGTTCTGGCTGGAGCGCATCCACCTGTGCGAACTCCCCAAGCTGCAGCACATCTGCGGGCTCAAGCTGACTGCTCCCATGCTCAAAACTGTCAAGATCAGAGGCTGCTGGAGCCTCAAGCGCCTGCCGGCTGTCAGCTACTACACCGAGCCCCCAAAGGTGGACTGCGAGAAGGAATGGTGGGACAGCCTAGACTGGGATGGGCTGGAGGCCAATCACCACCCTTCCCTGTACAAGCCGACCCATTCGGCTTACCACAAGAAGCGGCTGGCCAGAGGCTCCCTGCTCAGGTGA